The genomic region ATGCTCTGACATCTAAGCAAACTTTAGAGTTCCTTCCTCTTGATTCATATATCGCGACTTCTTGTGCAGTACGGCAATCAGATGAGCAGCGTGCCAAGCTTGATCTACTTTCTTCTACATCTCACCCTATACAAATTGCACAGGATGCACAGCAGCGATTATCTGTACCAACCGATGGTGAATTAGGCGAATTGCGCTTGCGCGAATTGGAAGGACGATCGCAATCGGATATCGATGCAGAACTAGGAAGATTACGCATACGCGAAATCAAAAGGCGATCGCAGACAGATCCAGAATTAGGGATTATGCAACTACGCGAATCAGAAAGACAGCCCACGTCCGATATTGTTGTCCCTCCACCACCATCACCTCAACTCGGTTCGCTGTTGGCGCAAATTGGTTACTTCCAATCGAACAACATATTTTCAGGCGTAGATCCAACACAAGGCGGTTTGCTATCGTCAGGTATCACGCTAATTACAACGCCGAAGTTGGGAGAGAATACAGATCTGATCGCCGCGATTGATGGAAGTTTGATTCGCTATATCGAGCAATCTGAATCGAATTACAACCAAGTGCGCTTCAGGGCGGGAATTCGTCAAAGATTGTCACCACAAATGTTTGGTGAGGTTGGTTGGATTAATCAACAACTTTTTCGTTCAGAGTCAGGGAATCGCTTTTTGGATGAAAATGCACTGCGTTTTGTGCTGCGACGACGCGATCGCTTGACCGACAGGTTACGGCTTGATAGCTTGTATGAGTTACGTCTGAGCGATGCCGAACCGGAAACGCGCAGTCGCATCATCAATTCATTATTAGTATCCTTAAGCTACAACTTGCAAAGCAATTTCTTGGTCGGTCTAGATTACCAGTTTGCTTTATCAGACTTTACCCAACGCGATCGCGAAGATCAATTTCACCGCTTACTCGGACGCTTAACTTACGCCGCTTCGCGCAATAGCCAATTTAATCTCCAAGCAGGAGTAACACTGGGTGGTTCTTCTGACCCAAATGTTAATTTTGATAACTTATTTTTGAGTGTGACTTACACAGTTGAGTTAGGGCGTTTTTAATACGAGGAAATAATAGTTAAGAACTAGGGCGATCGCTTTTATTTTGAGTTTCCTCGGTTGGTGGTTCAGCGAGGAGATAAGAACACCAGTCACTCCAGCTACCAGCATAAAGCTTTCCGGTATCAATTTTAGCCAACTCAAGAGAAAGTAAATTAACGCACGCTGTCACGCCAGAGCCGCAATAAACGATAATTTCTTCCGCAGATTTGAGGTTTTCCCAACGATCGCGTTGTGCGGTAGGCGATCGCAAGTAACCTTGCGCATCAGAAACTTCTTGCCAAGGATAATTTACTGCACCAGGAATATGACCTGCAATTGGATCGATAGGTTCGCGTTTTCCAGAATAGCGATCGCTTTCGCGTGAATCGACAAGAACCACCCCAGGATCATCTTTACGAGCTTTAACTGTTGTTATATCAACAACGCGATCGACTTGAACTCGCGGTACAAACTCACCGTGTTGGGATTCAGGAAGGACATCAGTTACAGGATAGCCACTATTTAGCCAGCCAGTGAAACCACCGTCCAAAACAGCGACTTGAGTGTGTCCTAAGTAACGTAATAGCCACCACAACCGTGCAGCAAAAGCAAAGCGCGAGTCATCGTAAGCAACGACAAATGTTTTTGAAGTGATACCTAGTTGTGATAATTTGTGCGCGAATTTATGCGGATCAGGTAACGGATGACGTCCGCCGTGTGGCGCTACAGGGTCAGAAAGATCTTGGTTTAAATCTAAATAGAAAGCTCCTGGAATATGACTTTCTTGATATTGTTGATAACCAAGTTGTGGATCGACCAGCGAAAAACGACAATCGGCGATCGCCACTTGTGGATCTTTCAAGTGTTCAAACAGCCATTTTGCAGAAACTACTGATTGCAAGTCGGTCATAAGTCACAATTTTTGAATTGAGGTAATGGGACACTGAGTCATCGCTATTTACGACCAATTACCAGTTACCGATTACCAACTCTAAAGATATTCTATGTCTAATAGTAATTATGCCTAGTGAAGAATTTGTTCCTCAGCCTACCGCCGATGGCTCATTTACGTTTTTTTCCGCAGAATTTAATGAAGCGTTTCACAGCCAGTACGGAGCGCGTCAAGAAGCTGAAAGAAAGTTTGTCGAACCAACACAACTGCAACAAAAAGCTCAGCAACCTCGAATAAGGCTATTAGATATTTGCTATGGTTTGGGTTACAACACGGCAGCGGCTTTAGCAACGATTTGGCACGTGAATCCTTGCTGCTACGTTGAGGTTATTGGTTTAGAATCGAATCCAGATGTCCCAAAATCAGCGATCGCGCATAACCTGCTGCAATCTTGGGATGAACCCATACCCCAACTTTTAACTCAACTAGCAAATAAACATCTAGTCCAAACAAGTCATTATAAAGCGACGCTACTCATCGGTGATGCCCGAAAGACAATTCAAACACTACATCAACTCAACTTTCAAGCTGATGCTATTTTTCTCGATCCCTTCTCACCACCACATTGCCCACAACTTTGGACGGTAGAATTTCTCCAGTACGTTGCTTTGTGTTTAGCTCCTAATGGGCGGTTAGCGACGTATTCGTGTGCGGCAGCGGTACGCACTGCGTTGATTCAAGCTGGGTTAAAGATTGGTTCGACACCACCCGTCGGAAGGCGATCGCCAGGAACAGTAGCGGCTTGGGAAGCCATTAATCTCCCTACATTATCACCAGAAGAACAAGAGCATCTCCTCACGCGTGCGGCGATTCCTTACCGCGATCCACAATTAAGCGATTCAGCTACTGTTATTTTGCAACGACGTCAGCAAGAACAAAACGCAAGCTCGTTAATGTCAACATCACAGTGGCGAAAGCAAACTATAAAAAATAGTAAGAACACACTACAAAAGAATTAATTAATGATACTTCATTAAGTTTTTAAAAAGCTAAATACTGTGCTCATCACTTCAAATTGAACTTATGCAAACTTGTGTATTTCTTCATTAAAACTTTAACAATTTCTAGCAAATAGACTAGTGAAATAAAGTTATAGTGAAAATGGATAAAATATCTATTTTATTTTTTGCATTTTCTTTATCTTAGATTTAAGCAAGTTGAAACTATAAATTCAAATGTTTCAATAATTCCCCTCGGGGCATCTCACATAAATAAAGGAACTAAAAAAAACATTAGTTAATTCGTAACACGAGTTTATATATTGTTATCTTTGTACGTCTACGTAACTAAGTTTCTTCCTACAAGGGAGGAGTGTGATGTTTACAGGCTTTTCCTGTCAGCAAATCTTGAAGACGGTAAGTATATTTTGCACTGCAGCCGCTATGAGTAATATTCCTGTACTTTTTATTCGGCTGATTGGTGCTGCTAAAGTAGCAGTAGCAAGGATTGATAAATTAAAAGGATTAGCTCTCTTTAGCTAGAAGTAACGTTAATAAGTAGCTTTTTTAATACCTTATCTGATAACTATAGGTAAAAAAACAGCTATCAAACGTACTCATTTGTTGTACTTACTTGTCGATTAATAAAACAAAAATAGTAATACATGACCTCATGATGCAATTGTTAACTGGCAATACAGAGGTACGAATGCTTTTGCTTTATTTTGTTTTGACTAGCTATTAGTTCGACAAATATAAGCATCTTGCTAAACAGTATTGCTGCGAAATTAAAACAGCAATAATACATACTGCTTAAATGCAGCGGTATTTACCAAAAAATTACAATTTTTGGGGGAGAATTATGTCTTCTAGTCTTTCGCGACGTGAAGTTTTAAGGCTACTCAGCTTCTTATCTGCTGGGGCTGCTGGTGTAGCAAGTGTGCCACTAATTGGCGAACTTTTTGCAAGTAAAGCCACGGCACAAACAAGTTCTGTTTATGTTCGTGAAAGTATAGCCACGTTCATGCAGTCGCCTACGAAAATTGCAGCTTTAAGAAGAGGAATTCAGGTGATGCAGTCGCGGTCTAGTTCTAACCCGACAAGCTGGATCTACCAGGCTAATATGCATGGTATTCCCAGCAACGAGTCCCGCAGATTGACCGCATGGGGTACTTGCAATCATGGCAGCTTCTTCTTTTTTCCTTGGCACCGAATGTATCTATACTACTTTGAGCGAATTCTGCGTCAGGCGTCTGGCGATTCGACTTTAGCGCTGCCATACTGGAATTATTCAGATTTTCCCGATCAGCGGACTTTACCTGAAGCATTTCGGAATCGACTACTACCTGATGGCTCTACCAATTCGCTCTATGTAGAACAGCGCGCCCCTGGGATTAACCAAGGTACGACAGCGTTAGCATCAGCTGAAGTCAGTTACGAGGGAGCTTTTCAACGTACAAACTTCTTTCATACCAGTTCTGGACAGCAAAGCTTTGGTGGTCGAAGAGCTACAAGTGCAATGCACCGAGGTTCTGGGGGAGGACTTTTGGAGGGACGACCACACAACCAAGTTCATGTTGTTGTTGGTGGTAGCAGTGGTTGGATGCGCCAAGTAGAAATGGCGGCTCGCGATCCAATTTTTTGGCTACATCATGCGAATATTGATCGCTTGTGGGAACGGTGGCTTTTGTTAGGTAATGGAAGAGCAAATCCTACCAATGATAGTGATTGGATGAGCGATCGCTTTACCTTCTTTGATGAAAATGCCAGACAAGTGACAATGCGTGGTAGAGATATCCTTAATACAGTGCAGCAACTAAACTATAGATATGACGACGCCCCGCTAGGAAACCAAGTGCTGGTAAATGGAATGAGTGATGCTAACCGCTCTACACAGCAAACAACTACAACTCCTCAACTGTTAGCGACAACACCTATAAACAATCAGCAAATGTTGGTAGAACTCAGAGAAGCTCCAGTGACTCTAAATTTACGATTCCCACAGTCACAAGGAGTAAGACCATTTAGTAGTTCTAGAACCATAACAGCAGGTTCTGTCACACTCAACGTTGAGAAGGTTGAATATAATCCCAGAAATTCAATTCCCTACGAGGTTTACATTAACCTCCCACAAGGAGTTCCTCCAGACCGCAACAGTCCTTACTATGTAGGCAGATTAGCACTATTTGCGCATCCTCAAAAAGCTACCTTTAGTCTTGATATTACTGAAGCGGTAAGCGAGCTACAGCGACTTAATCTCATAACAGGAGATTCTATCTCAGTAACTTTCGTTCCACCTGGTGGAGAGATGAATGCAATGCAAAGAACGGAGCGCACTAGAGAAGCGCCAGGAGTCGTTCGCTTTGAACGCGTGACAATTACTACAACCAATTAATCAATCTACCATCATTTAAATTACTTACAATCAACTTAATTATCTTGTAATCAAAAGAGAATGTTAAAAATATCAGACTGAACTGAATAGGAGTGCTAGTACAAGATAGTTTTATCTAAAATTCTTAGCTTTGTTTCTTAACTTAAGAATATTTAGTTAATGAAATAAAAAAATACCGCGTTTAGATTGCATAACTATTTTGTATAAAGCGCTTCTGGATTTCTGCAACTTAATTGCCAACAGTTATACAGACTTTTGAAGAAATAAATAACTACTTTTTTCTAAAAAAACTAGTGTTTGTTGGAGGTCTTTCTTTAGTATATTCGCAAACCTTTATAACAACAAATAAAAACTATGAATAAAAGAAAACAAAGTAGATGATAGCTAAAACATAAGCCAACAAACCTGAAAAACAGAAGTTTGATAAATATATACTGGAGTTTGATATAATATGGCAATAATTAAAGGAACTGCTGGTAACGATAACTTAAAAGGTGGCTTAAACAACGATAAGCTCTACGGTTATGAAGGTGAGGATACTTTAAATGGTGGTGCAGGAATCGATACTTTAATTGGTGGTACAGGTAGCGATGTTTACATTGTAGACACAACTACGGATGTCATTATTGAATATTCTGGTGGCGGCGCTCACGATACGGTGAAATCTTCTGTAAGCTACACTCTGGGGGCTTATGTAAATGATTTGGTACTAACTGGAAGCAGGAATATTAATGGTACAGGCAACGAACTAGACAATATCATCACTGGTAATAGCGGTAGAAATGTTTTAAGAGGTTTTGCTGGTAACGATCAGCTTAATGGTAGTAATGACAAGCGCAGCGATACACTTTATGGCGGAGTTGGTAACGACTCGCTTAAGGGTGGTAGCAAAGATAAACTTTATGGAGGCGCTGGAAACGATCGCTTAATCGGAGACCACGTCGGATTTTTTGATAACCCAGACGACACAATATATATGGATGGCGGTGACGGCAATGATTATCTCTATGCTAGTCATGATGCTGAAATGTATGGTCGTAGAGGTAACGACACTATCACGGGCGGTACTTCGGTTTACATCGACGGTGGCGACGGTGACGATTTACTCAATGGTGATGAAAGTACAATTTACGGTGGCAAAGGTAATGACACCATAACAGGCAGTTACAGTAGCCTTTATGGTGGCGATGGTGATGATGTTTTAAGTGGAATTGCTGAAATGGAAGGTGGTCAGGGAAATGATACTCTGATCGCAGGTGATTGGGATAGTGGCTTTATCTTCAGTAGACCAACTGATGGAATTGATACAATTACGAACTTCGCAGCAGATAAAGGTCACAAAATTTATGTTTCTGCCAGTGGTTTTGGTGGTGGACTTGTAGAAGGAGAATTGTTACCAGGGCAGTTAAAATTTGGGACTTCAGCAACCGAAGCTGACGATCGCTTTATTTACGATACATCTTCTGGCGCGTTGTATTTTGATGTTGATGGTGTATTAGGTACTGGTTCGCAAGTCCAGTTAGCAATTTTAGTCGGTGCTCCTGAGTTAACATCTAGTAGTATCTACGTTAATAGCTAAAGACTATAGCAGGGGTTAGGGTTAAACTCCCCTCAACGAAATCACTGTGAGCTTCTATCATGTCCTGACTACATATTGACTATTACGATAGCTTATTAAGAGCTTATTAAGACGTTTATAGCAACTTGCCTTCCTGAGAAGTTACATTGTTGCTTTATAACCTCTTTGGGAGATTTTTCTATTGGATAGCTGATATTTTTTCAAAGTTTGCCACTGCATTGTTAATTCTTCGACATCAGGTAATTGTCCACCATAGCGCCAACTTAGGTAAGCTTGGCAAATTTCCTCAATGACTTTAGCAACGCTTGTAGGATAATGCTGATGCAATATTTGTGCATATTCTAGTGGTGTTTGAGCAGCGTGTTTGTGTAAGCCTTGCGTTGCTGTCCAATCAAGCATTTGTTGGTACAATCTCTCGATTGGATGTAATTTGGCTAAAGTCTGGTTTCTGCGCCAAATTCGCCATTGTTGTAAACCTAACCAACTTAAGAAACTGATTCCAGTAGCAACAATTAATGCCGTTAAAACACCCAGCCAACCTTGAGAAAACAGCGCAATAAACCATGCGATCGCCGCAGTTATTCTATCCGACACTGCCGCGAATAGCGTATTGAGAAAACCCGATACAGGGCTTGGTAACCACCCAGCAATCCATTGCCAGAATTTTTGCAAAACACTAAACGTTTGCGCCTCTTCGACTGAAGGCGGAATCAACGGGTGTCCTGGAATTGGATCGAAAGTAAACCAGCCATATTCAGGAAAATATACTTCAGTCAATGCATACGCATCTGTGTTACGTACAATATATAAACCTGTAAACGGATTGAATTCTCCAGAAGTAAAGCCCACCGTTAACCGCGCCGGAATCCCAATAGAACGCAGCATAATTGTTAATGCAGTAGAAAAGTGATCGGGATAACCACCTTTGTGTTTAAAGAGAAAAGCTTCGACTAAATCTTCATTTTCTGCAAGATACGGAACTAAAGGATTTTCTGGAATAGCGTAATTCTGCTTGAGATACTGCGCGAGGTATAAAGCTTGCTCGTAAGGCGATGTGAGTGCTTTTTCTGATTGTCCTACACGTTGTTGATTATAGTTCGCTAAGATTTCTTGAGTGCGTTGTTGTACCCGCGTGGCAATTTCTGGTGGAACTTGTAGATAATAATTACTGATATTTTTTGGGTAATTTGTTGACGCTTGTCCTAATAAAGTGCGATCGCGGTAAGGAACTTGCGAAATTACAGTATAAGTGAGATCTTTCGATAATCCCACAGGCGATCGCAAACCGCCTTCTGGATCGACCGCAATTTCGGGTGCGGGAAAGAATATTTGCGTAGGATAAGCTAACGCTGGAATTAAATTTGGTAAGCTAGAAACGATGGTATACGTTTGGACAACTTCTCGCGTCGCTCCAGCGATCGCAGGTGGTGATAAAAATATTTGATACGACCAAGTTGGACGTTTGAGGTTGACGACTTGTTCATTACGCGAAATTTCCCAGCCTTTACCCGTATAGTGATCGAATCCCAAGACGCGCCAAAATCCTTCCGCTTGCGATCGCACCCGCATGACAACTTTGGGTTTCATCTCGCCGCGTAAATTTTGATTAATCTCGCTATTAAACCCGTAGTAAAAAGTTTCGTCTACATCTGTTCTCCCTTGGGCGTCGCTACCACTACCGCCACTTGTTCCTCCACCGCTTCCCTCGCGCACGTAACCTGGATTAACAATACTGCGCCCATCAAATTCTTGAATATCAATCGGCGCACTTACAGGAAATGTTCGTAGCTGATAACCTGGAAACCGAGGTAAAACCGCAAAAACAGTTAAGCCTAGCCCCACAGTAACTAAAAATAGTATTCCTGTGCTTTTGAGCGTAACGAAGGAAAACTTCTCCCCTTGCCCCTCATTCCTTACCCCTCGCTCCTCAATACCCAATCGCGAACGATAATCTAAAACTAATACAGGTAAAGCGATCGCCAAAAAAAGCAGTAACAGTGGTGCAAACGCTAAAGTCTGACTCAGTGTGCCTGCAACTGCAAGTAAAATTAACCCGATGACGATGGAATAGCCTAAATCTTTGCGACGAGGTAAATCAAAGCTATGACAGACGTGAAGTTGAATTAAAAGTTCAGCGAGAAGAACCCTGGTATCATTTAATTCTCCCAACAAGCGCCCAAAAAATGCGGCGAGTGCTGCTAACATCGCAATCGCAATGCAAAACTTGGTCGGAATATTGCGATCGTGACGGCGATACCAACTCCAAATTGCCCCAACAATACTCAAGGGTACTGCCCATAAGCTAAACTGCGTTTCTGCTGCAACATCAGTTGCAATAATTCCAACAGTGACTAATGCTTGGACAAGCGATCGCAAAAGTCGCGATTCTTCGATCTCAGTGATTTCTGTTGCCCTAGGCTGTCGCCACTGATTCCAACCAGATAGCGCAAGCGATGCTTTAATTCGATTTCGCTGTTGCATTCTGGATGATTTAGTCATACTGTTTTTGATAGTAAGTTAATTAAATTTATGTAATATTTTTAACGAACTACAAAATTTATAGAGAGTGAGGCTTTTATAAGCGAGTATTGTTAATAAAGTAAAAAAGTAAGTGGGTAAAAATAAACATAACTTAAGGACTGGTAATGAGTCATTGGAAAGAGTCTCTATTCCCTATTACCCATTACCTGACAATTTTAAGTGTGATATTTAATTATGCCTACTTACTTATAAGTTAACGAATAGCAAGATAAGTAAACTAGCGCAATCCCACTGAATCAACTTGCTGATATTTAAATAATTTTGGTAAAACAATTACGTAAATGTACTGAAACTGTGATTAGAAAAAAGTCTTGATAAAAGATTCAGTAGAACTACGGTTTCATACTAACGAATGGTCGCACCAGGCAACTATCCGCTTTGGGCTAAACTCAAAGGGTAGCAAG from Chroogloeocystis siderophila 5.2 s.c.1 harbors:
- a CDS encoding tyrosinase family protein encodes the protein MSSSLSRREVLRLLSFLSAGAAGVASVPLIGELFASKATAQTSSVYVRESIATFMQSPTKIAALRRGIQVMQSRSSSNPTSWIYQANMHGIPSNESRRLTAWGTCNHGSFFFFPWHRMYLYYFERILRQASGDSTLALPYWNYSDFPDQRTLPEAFRNRLLPDGSTNSLYVEQRAPGINQGTTALASAEVSYEGAFQRTNFFHTSSGQQSFGGRRATSAMHRGSGGGLLEGRPHNQVHVVVGGSSGWMRQVEMAARDPIFWLHHANIDRLWERWLLLGNGRANPTNDSDWMSDRFTFFDENARQVTMRGRDILNTVQQLNYRYDDAPLGNQVLVNGMSDANRSTQQTTTTPQLLATTPINNQQMLVELREAPVTLNLRFPQSQGVRPFSSSRTITAGSVTLNVEKVEYNPRNSIPYEVYINLPQGVPPDRNSPYYVGRLALFAHPQKATFSLDITEAVSELQRLNLITGDSISVTFVPPGGEMNAMQRTERTREAPGVVRFERVTITTTN
- a CDS encoding calcium-binding protein produces the protein MAIIKGTAGNDNLKGGLNNDKLYGYEGEDTLNGGAGIDTLIGGTGSDVYIVDTTTDVIIEYSGGGAHDTVKSSVSYTLGAYVNDLVLTGSRNINGTGNELDNIITGNSGRNVLRGFAGNDQLNGSNDKRSDTLYGGVGNDSLKGGSKDKLYGGAGNDRLIGDHVGFFDNPDDTIYMDGGDGNDYLYASHDAEMYGRRGNDTITGGTSVYIDGGDGDDLLNGDESTIYGGKGNDTITGSYSSLYGGDGDDVLSGIAEMEGGQGNDTLIAGDWDSGFIFSRPTDGIDTITNFAADKGHKIYVSASGFGGGLVEGELLPGQLKFGTSATEADDRFIYDTSSGALYFDVDGVLGTGSQVQLAILVGAPELTSSSIYVNS
- a CDS encoding sulfurtransferase; translated protein: MTDLQSVVSAKWLFEHLKDPQVAIADCRFSLVDPQLGYQQYQESHIPGAFYLDLNQDLSDPVAPHGGRHPLPDPHKFAHKLSQLGITSKTFVVAYDDSRFAFAARLWWLLRYLGHTQVAVLDGGFTGWLNSGYPVTDVLPESQHGEFVPRVQVDRVVDITTVKARKDDPGVVLVDSRESDRYSGKREPIDPIAGHIPGAVNYPWQEVSDAQGYLRSPTAQRDRWENLKSAEEIIVYCGSGVTACVNLLSLELAKIDTGKLYAGSWSDWCSYLLAEPPTEETQNKSDRPSS
- a CDS encoding outer membrane beta-barrel protein, with the protein product MNKLIYRATITVWQPEKLSGLPYILCWQKLLRVGCDNPSVLSLFTASTISLLLLNSSIVVAAPQNDCQINYSKTTGISSTNREKVNNSSCVSTTDSLENPEKTFISSECPISDNHKVKLPELAVPIHFRNELAGRQDNIALIENLNTPVKTTLEHPTAFNSSPADALTSKQTLEFLPLDSYIATSCAVRQSDEQRAKLDLLSSTSHPIQIAQDAQQRLSVPTDGELGELRLRELEGRSQSDIDAELGRLRIREIKRRSQTDPELGIMQLRESERQPTSDIVVPPPPSPQLGSLLAQIGYFQSNNIFSGVDPTQGGLLSSGITLITTPKLGENTDLIAAIDGSLIRYIEQSESNYNQVRFRAGIRQRLSPQMFGEVGWINQQLFRSESGNRFLDENALRFVLRRRDRLTDRLRLDSLYELRLSDAEPETRSRIINSLLVSLSYNLQSNFLVGLDYQFALSDFTQRDREDQFHRLLGRLTYAASRNSQFNLQAGVTLGGSSDPNVNFDNLFLSVTYTVELGRF
- a CDS encoding tRNA (5-methylaminomethyl-2-thiouridine)(34)-methyltransferase MnmD codes for the protein MPSEEFVPQPTADGSFTFFSAEFNEAFHSQYGARQEAERKFVEPTQLQQKAQQPRIRLLDICYGLGYNTAAALATIWHVNPCCYVEVIGLESNPDVPKSAIAHNLLQSWDEPIPQLLTQLANKHLVQTSHYKATLLIGDARKTIQTLHQLNFQADAIFLDPFSPPHCPQLWTVEFLQYVALCLAPNGRLATYSCAAAVRTALIQAGLKIGSTPPVGRRSPGTVAAWEAINLPTLSPEEQEHLLTRAAIPYRDPQLSDSATVILQRRQQEQNASSLMSTSQWRKQTIKNSKNTLQKN
- a CDS encoding transglutaminase TgpA family protein; its protein translation is MQQRNRIKASLALSGWNQWRQPRATEITEIEESRLLRSLVQALVTVGIIATDVAAETQFSLWAVPLSIVGAIWSWYRRHDRNIPTKFCIAIAMLAALAAFFGRLLGELNDTRVLLAELLIQLHVCHSFDLPRRKDLGYSIVIGLILLAVAGTLSQTLAFAPLLLLFLAIALPVLVLDYRSRLGIEERGVRNEGQGEKFSFVTLKSTGILFLVTVGLGLTVFAVLPRFPGYQLRTFPVSAPIDIQEFDGRSIVNPGYVREGSGGGTSGGSGSDAQGRTDVDETFYYGFNSEINQNLRGEMKPKVVMRVRSQAEGFWRVLGFDHYTGKGWEISRNEQVVNLKRPTWSYQIFLSPPAIAGATREVVQTYTIVSSLPNLIPALAYPTQIFFPAPEIAVDPEGGLRSPVGLSKDLTYTVISQVPYRDRTLLGQASTNYPKNISNYYLQVPPEIATRVQQRTQEILANYNQQRVGQSEKALTSPYEQALYLAQYLKQNYAIPENPLVPYLAENEDLVEAFLFKHKGGYPDHFSTALTIMLRSIGIPARLTVGFTSGEFNPFTGLYIVRNTDAYALTEVYFPEYGWFTFDPIPGHPLIPPSVEEAQTFSVLQKFWQWIAGWLPSPVSGFLNTLFAAVSDRITAAIAWFIALFSQGWLGVLTALIVATGISFLSWLGLQQWRIWRRNQTLAKLHPIERLYQQMLDWTATQGLHKHAAQTPLEYAQILHQHYPTSVAKVIEEICQAYLSWRYGGQLPDVEELTMQWQTLKKYQLSNRKISQRGYKATM